A single Ponticoccus alexandrii DNA region contains:
- a CDS encoding TRAP transporter large permease subunit — MIIGLFLGTLLLMIGIGAPIAYALIVSGAALMWQMGLFDGQIIAQNLLNAVDSFPMVAIPLFILAGEVMNAGGLSRRIVDLARAFVGHRRGGLGYVAIFAGVLLSSLSGSALADAASLSALLLPMMVAAGHARERSGGLIAASAIIGPIIPPSIGFIVFGVATNLSISKLFMAGIAPGLMIGLALCIAWFFVSRWDDVETAPKVALRDRLRALGQSLWALMLPVIIIVGLRFGVVTPTEAAAVATVYALFVALVVYRELGWRDLPNLMLGAGKTAAGVMFLVAAAAIPAWMISVADIPGQLVDLIAPLMDNQTLLILILMLLILMVGTAMDLTPTILLLGPILVPVVIEAGIDPIYFGVLFMINCSIGLITPPVGTVLNVVCAVGKLDFEGLVRGTLPFFLAQVAVLVLLILFPALIITPMQWLVH; from the coding sequence ATGATCATCGGGCTTTTCCTTGGAACCCTGCTCTTGATGATCGGTATCGGTGCGCCCATCGCCTATGCGCTGATCGTCAGCGGCGCGGCGCTGATGTGGCAGATGGGGCTCTTCGACGGGCAGATCATCGCGCAGAACCTGCTCAATGCGGTCGACAGCTTTCCGATGGTTGCGATCCCGTTGTTTATCCTTGCAGGGGAGGTGATGAACGCCGGCGGCCTGTCGCGCCGCATCGTCGATCTGGCGCGGGCCTTTGTCGGCCATCGCCGGGGCGGCCTCGGGTACGTGGCCATCTTTGCCGGTGTGCTGCTCTCCAGCCTCTCGGGCTCAGCCCTTGCCGACGCAGCATCGCTGTCAGCGCTTCTTTTGCCGATGATGGTGGCGGCGGGCCACGCCCGCGAACGCTCTGGCGGCCTGATTGCCGCATCGGCGATCATCGGGCCGATCATTCCACCAAGCATCGGCTTCATCGTCTTCGGGGTGGCGACGAACCTCTCGATCAGCAAGCTCTTCATGGCGGGCATCGCGCCGGGCCTGATGATAGGGCTTGCGCTCTGCATCGCCTGGTTCTTCGTCTCGCGCTGGGACGATGTAGAAACCGCGCCGAAGGTCGCCCTACGTGACCGGCTGCGGGCGCTCGGCCAAAGTCTCTGGGCGCTGATGCTGCCGGTGATCATCATCGTCGGGCTGCGCTTCGGCGTGGTGACCCCGACCGAGGCCGCCGCCGTCGCCACCGTCTATGCGCTCTTTGTCGCTCTGGTGGTCTATCGCGAACTTGGATGGCGCGATCTGCCCAACCTGATGCTTGGCGCCGGCAAGACAGCGGCGGGGGTCATGTTTCTCGTGGCCGCGGCTGCGATCCCGGCCTGGATGATTTCGGTTGCCGACATTCCCGGACAGTTGGTCGATCTGATCGCCCCGCTGATGGACAACCAGACGTTGCTGATCCTGATCCTGATGCTGCTGATCCTGATGGTGGGCACCGCGATGGACCTGACGCCGACCATCCTGCTGCTTGGGCCGATTCTGGTGCCGGTGGTGATCGAGGCAGGCATCGACCCGATTTATTTCGGCGTGCTCTTCATGATCAACTGCTCGATCGGCCTGATCACCCCGCCGGTCGGCACGGTGCTCAACGTGGTCTGCGCCGTTGGCAAGCTGGACTTCGAGGGGTTGGTGCGCGGCACGCTGCCGTTCTTCCTCGCGCAGGTTGCCGTGCTTGTTCTGCTGATCCTCTTCCCCGCCCTGATCATCACGCCAATGCAATGGCTGGTGCACTGA
- a CDS encoding RraA family protein produces the protein MIRHPRRPAAALDPALLDRLKAVQPASLGHHLSEGFLSPQVRALVPGRMLGRAVTVRQPFPDAEPVHRVLDAIRPGDVLVIDRCGDNRIACVGEMVALAARTAGAAGIVVDGVVTDIAEIAAMGLPLFARGTSVVTTRPLRVPGAELFGSICPGGVILRDGDLIFGDENGVLRLDPDRPDLAALVARAEADEAREVDWRRRLVAGESLATLNGYEPEN, from the coding sequence ATGATCCGACACCCCAGGCGGCCGGCGGCCGCGCTCGACCCGGCGCTTCTCGACCGGCTGAAGGCCGTGCAACCCGCCTCGCTCGGCCACCATCTCAGCGAGGGGTTCCTCTCGCCCCAGGTGCGCGCCCTGGTGCCGGGGCGCATGCTTGGCCGTGCTGTTACCGTGCGCCAGCCGTTCCCTGATGCGGAACCGGTGCACCGCGTTCTGGATGCGATCCGGCCGGGGGATGTGCTGGTCATCGACCGTTGCGGCGACAACCGGATCGCCTGCGTCGGCGAAATGGTGGCGCTTGCCGCGCGGACGGCGGGTGCCGCAGGGATCGTGGTCGACGGCGTAGTGACAGACATCGCCGAAATCGCGGCGATGGGCCTGCCACTTTTTGCGCGTGGCACAAGCGTCGTCACCACCCGCCCGCTGCGGGTTCCCGGTGCGGAACTGTTCGGGTCCATCTGCCCCGGGGGCGTTATCCTGCGGGACGGCGATCTGATCTTCGGTGACGAGAACGGCGTGCTGCGCCTTGATCCGGACCGTCCGGATCTCGCGGCGCTTGTGGCGCGTGCCGAGGCGGACGAGGCACGAGAGGTCGATTGGCGCAGGCGCCTGGTGGCCGGTGAAAGCCTGGCCACGCTCAACGGCTACGAGCCTGAAAACTGA
- a CDS encoding TRAP transporter small permease, producing MSYLREVYLRVLRGAVVLCLGGILAIVFLNVVLRYVFNSGIFLTEGVAGLLFVWMTFAGALLVLYDGGHIGVDALVRRVPVTVQRGLFVIAHAVMLYVTYQMLIGSWHQMIINLKVISPGTRLPMALLYAAGVFFAALSGVFLLHQVCLLLTGRLPKSALVPGISEEESDAKRHVGTLSGEGRQ from the coding sequence ATGTCTTACCTAAGGGAAGTCTACCTGCGCGTCCTGCGCGGGGCGGTGGTCCTGTGCCTTGGCGGCATTCTGGCCATAGTCTTTCTCAATGTCGTGCTGCGCTACGTCTTCAACAGCGGCATTTTTCTCACCGAAGGCGTCGCCGGTCTGCTCTTTGTTTGGATGACCTTTGCGGGTGCGCTGCTCGTTCTCTACGACGGCGGTCATATCGGCGTAGACGCACTGGTCCGGCGGGTTCCGGTCACGGTGCAGCGCGGGCTGTTCGTGATTGCGCATGCGGTGATGCTCTATGTCACCTACCAAATGCTGATCGGCAGCTGGCATCAGATGATCATCAACCTGAAGGTCATATCGCCGGGAACCCGTCTGCCGATGGCGCTGCTCTACGCGGCGGGTGTCTTCTTTGCGGCGCTCAGCGGCGTTTTCCTTCTTCATCAGGTGTGCCTGCTGCTGACCGGGCGGCTGCCAAAGAGCGCATTAGTGCCGGGTATCTCCGAAGAGGAAAGCGACGCCAAACGTCACGTGGGCACGCTTTCCGGGGAGGGTCGGCAATGA
- a CDS encoding DctP family TRAP transporter solute-binding subunit: MKLIHGLLAAALLATGAQAQDYSNRTIKFAATGQEGTPPVQGMHIFAEKLEEQSDGKLKVRVFANGVLGGDVQVLSSLQGGVVEMMVWNAGNMITQAQDFGILDLPFIYQDEEVLDTLLDGDVGKMLTDQLPEHGVIGLSFWEQGFRQLTNNAREVHRLEDIEGLKIRVQQNPLLVDMWEALGANPTPMAVTELYTALETGAVDGQETTAPFILGSKYHEVQDYLSVTRHNYNPQIVLIGKPLWDQLSDDEKALIQKVAQETAVEQRRISREAQDTALAEIRASGNVVTEIAPEELERMQEAVAPVIREWAGSFDPELTSTVFDAVGFSLD, encoded by the coding sequence ATGAAACTGATACACGGTCTTCTGGCCGCCGCCCTTCTTGCCACAGGCGCACAAGCGCAGGATTACAGCAACCGTACCATCAAGTTTGCCGCCACCGGCCAGGAAGGCACGCCGCCGGTGCAGGGGATGCACATATTCGCCGAGAAGCTCGAAGAGCAGAGCGACGGCAAGCTGAAAGTCCGTGTCTTCGCCAACGGTGTACTGGGGGGCGATGTTCAGGTGCTGTCGTCGCTGCAGGGCGGCGTGGTCGAAATGATGGTCTGGAACGCTGGCAACATGATTACCCAGGCACAGGATTTCGGCATCCTGGATCTGCCCTTCATCTATCAGGACGAAGAGGTGCTGGACACACTGCTCGACGGCGACGTCGGCAAGATGCTCACCGACCAGCTGCCCGAGCACGGTGTGATCGGCCTGTCCTTCTGGGAACAGGGCTTCCGCCAACTCACAAACAATGCCCGCGAAGTGCACCGGCTGGAAGATATCGAGGGGCTCAAGATCCGCGTGCAGCAAAACCCGCTTCTCGTGGACATGTGGGAAGCGCTTGGCGCCAACCCGACGCCGATGGCGGTGACAGAGCTTTATACCGCGCTCGAAACAGGCGCCGTGGACGGGCAGGAAACTACGGCACCCTTCATCCTGGGGTCGAAGTATCACGAGGTGCAGGACTACCTGTCGGTGACTCGTCACAACTACAACCCTCAGATCGTGCTGATCGGCAAGCCTTTATGGGACCAACTTAGCGATGACGAAAAGGCACTCATCCAGAAAGTCGCCCAGGAAACAGCCGTGGAACAGCGCCGCATCTCGCGTGAGGCACAGGACACCGCGCTTGCCGAAATCCGGGCCTCCGGCAACGTGGTGACGGAAATCGCACCCGAAGAGCTGGAGCGTATGCAGGAAGCCGTGGCGCCGGTGATCCGTGAATGGGCGGGCAGCTTCGATCCCGAGCTGACCTCCACCGTCTTCGACGCAGTCGGCTTCTCGCTGGACTGA
- a CDS encoding type II toxin-antitoxin system ParD family antitoxin, whose translation MGTMNISLPDPMKSWVEQQAKAGRYANSSDYVRDLIRRDRARSEAIEEIQAAVDIGLASGPATPLDRSTFKSRMRALHAEK comes from the coding sequence ATGGGTACCATGAATATTTCGCTGCCGGACCCGATGAAGAGCTGGGTCGAACAGCAGGCAAAAGCCGGACGTTACGCCAATTCCAGCGACTATGTCCGTGATCTGATTCGGCGTGATCGCGCGCGGAGTGAGGCCATTGAAGAGATTCAGGCAGCTGTCGATATAGGTCTTGCCAGTGGCCCGGCCACCCCGCTGGATCGTAGTACGTTCAAGTCCAGGATGCGTGCCCTACATGCCGAAAAATAG
- a CDS encoding type II toxin-antitoxin system RelE/ParE family toxin, translated as MPKNSRWVIRPAAETDMSNIWHYGADNWGIEQADRYTDGLFALFDLLTDFPEMARERREFSPAVRIHPSGVHLVIYRTDGQGIEIIRVLHAHQKLTAFLLEG; from the coding sequence ATGCCGAAAAATAGCCGTTGGGTCATTCGACCCGCTGCTGAAACGGACATGTCCAACATCTGGCACTATGGCGCGGACAACTGGGGCATTGAACAGGCGGACCGCTATACGGACGGTCTGTTTGCGCTCTTCGATCTGCTCACTGACTTTCCAGAGATGGCCCGGGAGCGCCGTGAGTTCTCACCCGCTGTACGTATTCATCCCAGCGGCGTGCATCTGGTGATCTACCGAACGGACGGGCAAGGGATTGAGATCATCCGCGTACTACATGCCCACCAGAAACTTACGGCCTTTCTGCTGGAAGGCTGA
- a CDS encoding HpcH/HpaI aldolase family protein, which produces MSIDLRDRMATGGPVFGMNVYSGSPAAVEIAGAWGLDFVFIDAEHSVLGLDLPMERMLLAARLAGIAPLVRVPDSAPTGLRKALELGASGVIVPQVHDAAQMRAIVAATKFPPLGRRGGDSSVRSAGWAGPGFDWAEYADHSNRETVIVPMAESPEFFDNIDEILAVPGIDAVHFGPADFALSNGLTVDYSMREPAVREAMRLLVAKCRERGIHVMLPCMPATPEQAAELFGQGGDMLLVGNDIGFLNQGCRTAAGIAQTLRETQT; this is translated from the coding sequence ATGAGCATCGATCTGCGCGACAGGATGGCAACCGGCGGTCCGGTGTTCGGCATGAATGTCTATTCCGGCAGTCCCGCCGCGGTAGAGATCGCCGGGGCATGGGGACTGGATTTCGTGTTCATCGACGCCGAGCATAGCGTACTGGGTCTGGATTTGCCGATGGAGCGGATGCTTCTGGCCGCGCGGCTGGCGGGCATCGCCCCACTGGTGCGGGTGCCGGACAGCGCCCCGACAGGTCTGCGCAAGGCGCTGGAGCTTGGCGCGTCCGGGGTGATCGTGCCGCAGGTCCACGATGCGGCGCAGATGCGTGCGATCGTCGCCGCGACGAAATTCCCACCCCTCGGGCGGCGCGGCGGCGACAGCTCGGTGCGGTCGGCGGGCTGGGCCGGGCCGGGGTTCGACTGGGCAGAGTATGCGGACCACAGCAACCGCGAGACGGTCATCGTCCCGATGGCCGAGAGCCCGGAGTTCTTTGATAATATCGACGAGATCCTCGCCGTGCCCGGGATCGACGCCGTGCATTTCGGCCCGGCGGATTTCGCGCTCTCGAACGGCCTGACGGTGGATTATTCCATGCGGGAACCTGCGGTGCGCGAGGCCATGCGCCTGCTTGTCGCCAAATGTCGCGAAAGGGGCATTCACGTCATGCTCCCCTGCATGCCGGCAACGCCGGAACAGGCCGCAGAGCTTTTCGGGCAGGGCGGGGACATGCTGCTGGTCGGCAATGATATCGGCTTCCTGAACCAGGGCTGTCGCACGGCGGCGGGCATCGCACAGACACTTCGGGAGACACAGACATGA
- a CDS encoding recombinase family protein codes for MPLIGYARVSTEDQTPLPQSQALKSAGCVEIHEEQASGGNRARPVLARVLERIGKGDTLVVVRIDRLARSLSHLLEVIERLEAKGAFFRSLTDPIDTSSPQGKFTLQVLGAAAEFERALIRERTKAGLASARSKGRIGGNPGLRARDPAALRKVRLARQDGYMDRLNETAQDWVPHVRRLRPDMAWEDVLRIINAPLPHERQWTQSRLLRAVNAYVRDGFLDETVLGRAGRRDTDDRLPAIVAGIKGANPEITLQEICNRLEKMRERTPRGRTSWQPSSVKMLLERAEKLGLLD; via the coding sequence ATGCCCCTGATCGGCTATGCGCGCGTCTCGACCGAAGATCAGACCCCCCTGCCCCAGTCGCAGGCCCTGAAATCCGCGGGCTGCGTCGAGATCCACGAAGAGCAGGCCTCGGGCGGCAACCGTGCACGGCCCGTGCTGGCCCGCGTGCTCGAGCGGATTGGCAAGGGCGATACGCTGGTCGTCGTGCGCATTGATCGTCTGGCGCGATCGCTGTCGCATCTGCTCGAGGTCATCGAGCGGCTGGAGGCGAAAGGTGCCTTTTTTCGCTCGCTGACCGATCCGATCGACACGTCCTCGCCGCAGGGCAAGTTCACCCTGCAAGTTCTCGGCGCCGCGGCCGAGTTCGAGCGCGCCCTGATCCGCGAACGCACCAAGGCGGGGCTGGCCTCGGCGCGCAGCAAGGGTCGGATCGGCGGCAACCCGGGACTGCGCGCCCGCGATCCCGCGGCGCTTCGCAAAGTGCGGCTGGCGAGGCAAGACGGTTACATGGATCGCCTGAACGAGACGGCACAGGACTGGGTACCGCACGTTCGTCGCCTGCGGCCCGACATGGCCTGGGAGGACGTGCTGCGCATCATCAACGCTCCCCTGCCCCATGAACGTCAGTGGACACAAAGCCGATTGCTCCGCGCTGTGAACGCGTATGTGCGGGATGGGTTCTTGGACGAAACCGTGTTGGGCCGTGCCGGTCGCCGCGATACCGACGACCGTTTGCCAGCCATCGTTGCCGGCATCAAGGGTGCAAACCCGGAGATTACGCTGCAAGAAATCTGCAACAGGCTCGAGAAAATGCGGGAGCGGACGCCGCGTGGGCGGACCAGCTGGCAACCGTCATCCGTGAAGATGCTGTTGGAGCGAGCCGAAAAGCTGGGACTGCTTGATTGA
- a CDS encoding FadR/GntR family transcriptional regulator — MRKRRDSLASVVAKDLAERIDRGDYAVGDKIPIEARLCEMFNVSRTVVREAIATLRSEGLVTSRHGVGVFVVERANPALSITTEAVGELSEVVELLELRLGVEVEAAGLAALRATEEHLRAIRDVFAKTCDLDAFAEQPRELDYGFHLAIARASGNGWMPKFMAFIGPVIIPRSQLLHASQPEITRAYLQQMVDEHKGIFDAIAAGDAAAAQKAMRMHLSTSLERYKQRLVNS, encoded by the coding sequence ATGAGAAAACGCCGAGATAGCCTTGCATCCGTGGTCGCCAAAGATCTGGCGGAGCGCATTGATCGCGGCGACTATGCGGTGGGCGACAAGATCCCCATCGAAGCGCGGCTGTGCGAGATGTTCAATGTCAGCCGCACCGTGGTGCGCGAGGCCATCGCAACCCTGCGTTCCGAAGGGCTGGTGACATCGCGGCACGGCGTGGGCGTTTTTGTCGTGGAGCGCGCCAACCCGGCGCTCTCGATCACCACGGAGGCAGTGGGCGAGCTGTCGGAAGTGGTCGAACTGCTGGAACTTCGTCTTGGGGTCGAGGTCGAGGCGGCGGGGCTTGCGGCGCTGCGTGCTACCGAGGAACACCTGCGCGCGATCCGCGATGTCTTCGCAAAGACCTGCGATCTGGATGCCTTCGCCGAGCAACCGCGTGAGCTGGACTACGGCTTTCACCTGGCCATTGCACGGGCAAGCGGTAATGGCTGGATGCCGAAGTTCATGGCCTTCATCGGTCCGGTGATCATTCCGCGCAGCCAGCTTCTGCACGCCTCCCAGCCCGAGATCACCCGTGCCTACCTCCAGCAGATGGTCGACGAGCACAAAGGCATCTTCGATGCCATTGCAGCTGGTGACGCCGCCGCTGCTCAGAAGGCGATGAGGATGCACCTGTCGACCTCGCTGGAACGGTACAAACAGCGATTGGTAAATTCATAA
- a CDS encoding carbon-nitrogen hydrolase family protein encodes MKISFAQLSPVHGDTAATIAVVADAARKAATEGAKLIVFPECFLTGGSFDDRHSLLAAAVDIERGDLAAILDASRESGIHVVVGFYQKSGTQALNTAALIGPDGIVGLHHKMHLPFMIGDRFTDIPETQGASVFDTPFGRIGLAICYEIRFPEVIRTLALEGAELVVLPAAWPEAARILPDLFSRVRAAENFVYFLSSNRIDVDDGMAFMGNSHVIGPDGAEIFNAGMDAGIFTVDIDLSRARNKSIIRDPGVYEVHPFRDRRPQDYRICAAPAALGLET; translated from the coding sequence ATGAAGATCTCATTCGCTCAGCTATCTCCGGTGCACGGGGACACCGCCGCAACGATCGCGGTCGTCGCCGATGCCGCCCGCAAGGCCGCGACCGAGGGGGCAAAGTTGATCGTCTTCCCCGAATGCTTCCTGACCGGCGGGTCCTTCGACGACCGGCACTCCCTGCTTGCGGCCGCCGTCGACATCGAACGGGGGGATCTCGCAGCGATTCTCGACGCCTCGCGCGAGAGCGGCATTCACGTCGTGGTGGGGTTTTACCAGAAGTCCGGCACGCAGGCCCTGAACACGGCGGCCTTGATCGGCCCCGACGGGATCGTCGGGCTGCACCACAAGATGCACCTTCCCTTCATGATCGGCGACAGGTTCACCGACATTCCCGAGACCCAGGGGGCCTCTGTTTTCGACACGCCCTTTGGCCGGATCGGGCTGGCGATCTGTTACGAGATCCGCTTCCCCGAAGTGATCCGCACGCTGGCGCTGGAGGGGGCCGAACTGGTCGTGCTGCCCGCCGCCTGGCCTGAGGCCGCGCGCATTCTGCCTGATCTCTTCAGCCGCGTGCGCGCCGCCGAGAATTTCGTCTATTTCCTGTCGTCCAACCGCATCGACGTCGATGACGGCATGGCCTTCATGGGCAACAGCCACGTGATCGGCCCCGACGGGGCCGAGATCTTCAATGCTGGCATGGACGCGGGCATCTTCACCGTCGATATTGACCTGTCGCGCGCGCGCAACAAGTCGATCATCCGCGATCCGGGCGTTTACGAGGTGCACCCCTTCCGCGATCGGCGTCCTCAGGACTACCGCATCTGCGCCGCCCCCGCCGCGCTGGGGCTGGAGACATGA
- a CDS encoding helix-turn-helix domain-containing protein — MRHVTQARTALAEQPAIACPNPYELLGPVRVLRKDLNLTSNDVTVLTALISFLPRDQSPNSGETQCKLTVVFPSNASLSERANGIDERTLRRCLRRLEAAGLIQRKSSANGKRFPLRYGGIIRDAFGIDLGPLMQGHDALATRASKVTEERERLRSLKAEALALRASLLQDEQLHDARRASLETIRNLLRRATLTADTVLQIIAGLRELGANAKPSYGECHDSNTRADREQSQDQTIGRECASEMSARNGQNDRQIESVKKEHIKKETHLKQTNAFQSVGAATMNRDPAKMAWTDFSHVADFFPDPPRTGEALNRVLFDIGRLLKIRQEKLMRGLQKAGAGRLLLILDYLLGKGEAIRQPEAYFETIMKA; from the coding sequence ATGAGACATGTCACTCAAGCACGAACCGCCTTGGCGGAACAACCAGCTATTGCCTGCCCTAACCCCTACGAGCTTCTGGGGCCGGTACGGGTTCTTCGGAAAGACCTGAACCTGACGAGCAACGACGTCACCGTACTGACAGCGCTCATCAGCTTTCTTCCGCGCGATCAGAGCCCAAACTCTGGTGAAACACAGTGCAAGCTCACCGTTGTGTTCCCTTCCAACGCCTCCTTATCAGAGCGCGCAAACGGCATCGATGAAAGAACGCTTCGCCGCTGCCTGAGGCGCCTTGAGGCTGCGGGACTAATCCAGCGAAAGAGTTCAGCGAACGGGAAACGCTTCCCTCTCCGCTACGGAGGGATCATCAGGGATGCGTTTGGGATCGACTTGGGTCCGCTAATGCAGGGCCACGACGCTCTTGCAACCAGAGCATCGAAGGTCACGGAAGAGCGTGAACGCCTGCGCTCCCTCAAGGCAGAAGCCCTGGCGCTACGCGCGTCCCTCCTTCAAGACGAACAGCTCCATGACGCACGGCGGGCTTCACTGGAAACGATCAGAAATCTGCTTCGTCGAGCAACCCTGACTGCCGACACAGTCTTGCAAATCATCGCTGGTCTCCGCGAGCTCGGAGCCAACGCCAAGCCGAGCTACGGAGAGTGCCACGATTCAAACACCCGTGCGGACCGAGAGCAATCGCAAGACCAAACCATCGGCCGTGAATGCGCGAGCGAAATGTCCGCCAGGAACGGACAAAATGACCGGCAGATAGAGTCTGTAAAAAAAGAACATATAAAGAAAGAAACGCACCTGAAGCAGACTAACGCTTTCCAAAGCGTTGGGGCAGCGACCATGAACCGGGACCCTGCAAAAATGGCGTGGACGGACTTTTCACATGTCGCGGACTTCTTCCCAGACCCGCCGCGAACAGGCGAAGCCCTCAACCGCGTTCTCTTCGACATCGGCCGATTGCTTAAAATACGCCAAGAAAAACTGATGCGTGGTCTTCAGAAAGCTGGGGCTGGACGGCTTTTGCTGATCTTGGACTACCTGTTGGGAAAAGGCGAAGCGATCAGGCAGCCCGAGGCATACTTTGAAACGATCATGAAGGCATAG
- the repA gene encoding plasmid partitioning protein RepA — translation MSKRLGSRLREHAQETFPPDAQKGLRRFAMREAADLLRLNQNTFRHHVSNLDGFPEGIIEGGNRRSFSAEEMVEAQRVLLETGRIKPDEHPHRRAGEPCQVVTIFNLKGGSAKTSTVAHVGQLLGLRGYRVLLIDLDSQASLTNLFGVTPELDPDMPTSYDLIRSEGPLPASEIIRKTNFPTVDLIPASMDIMEYEFEVALSFRHGATTFHSRIREALEPVLDRYDVVIFDTPPQLNFSVISALFASTGVLIPLNASMLDVMSLASFLGMASNLMGVVEAHAPEHGLNFVRVLITRYENTDGPQVQISSLLRTVLGDAVLPAEFLKSTAVGDAANTQQSIFEVEPRDVNRRTYERAIESVSRVTDEVEREILKAWGRSHGA, via the coding sequence ATGTCCAAGCGGCTTGGTAGCCGGTTGCGTGAACATGCTCAGGAGACTTTTCCACCGGATGCCCAGAAGGGTCTCCGCCGCTTCGCGATGCGGGAAGCGGCCGATCTCCTACGGCTCAACCAGAACACCTTCCGCCACCATGTGTCAAACCTCGACGGTTTTCCCGAAGGTATCATCGAGGGTGGCAACCGCCGCAGTTTCTCTGCCGAGGAAATGGTCGAGGCCCAACGCGTCCTCCTTGAGACGGGCAGAATTAAGCCCGATGAGCACCCTCACAGAAGAGCCGGCGAACCATGCCAGGTCGTGACAATCTTCAACCTGAAGGGTGGATCCGCAAAAACGTCGACGGTAGCTCATGTTGGTCAGCTACTGGGCCTTCGCGGCTATCGGGTCCTGCTTATCGACCTCGACAGCCAGGCAAGTCTGACAAACCTGTTTGGGGTGACTCCTGAACTCGATCCGGACATGCCGACCTCCTACGATCTGATCCGGTCGGAAGGTCCCCTGCCCGCCTCCGAAATCATTCGCAAAACGAACTTCCCCACGGTCGACCTTATCCCCGCCTCCATGGACATCATGGAGTACGAGTTTGAGGTCGCTTTGAGCTTCAGGCACGGAGCCACCACGTTCCATAGCCGGATCCGCGAAGCACTTGAGCCTGTCCTAGACAGATATGACGTGGTGATCTTCGACACCCCGCCGCAGCTGAACTTCTCGGTGATCTCCGCCCTCTTTGCTTCCACCGGGGTCCTGATCCCGCTCAACGCGTCCATGCTTGATGTGATGTCTCTTGCAAGCTTCCTGGGTATGGCGAGCAACCTGATGGGTGTCGTCGAGGCGCATGCTCCCGAACACGGTCTAAACTTCGTGCGGGTCCTGATCACGCGCTACGAGAATACCGACGGTCCACAGGTCCAGATCTCGTCTCTGCTTCGGACCGTCCTTGGCGATGCAGTCCTCCCGGCCGAGTTCCTGAAGTCGACAGCGGTAGGTGATGCCGCCAATACGCAGCAGAGCATCTTTGAGGTCGAACCTCGCGACGTGAACCGCAGAACCTACGAGCGTGCAATCGAGTCCGTTTCGCGCGTGACCGACGAAGTCGAACGCGAAATCCTAAAGGCATGGGGGCGTAGCCATGGCGCGTAA
- a CDS encoding ParB/RepB/Spo0J family partition protein: protein MARKVFGDSLKNAMGNAATAEEDVDLDLKRTSPTVARAQASVLEEDKHATRLIDPSAVRMSAVMDRIDPSDGLEELVSSIREHGQKVPILVRRTQDGALEIVYGRRRLLACHELGQKVRATVMEMTEEEALIAQGVENNARQDPSFIERALFVAGIIRELGKTDETRKNAQTIAYRALQIDESLVSRMNRIATGIPMELIQAIGPAHGVGRRVWEKLFRLCEKDVSRAREVAREIPRTLPGPDRLDAAVTLLTATKATPPKAEPSERVKIGRKGNRITIDVDADLAPRVEEAVRKLIGELLDRGQDGPE, encoded by the coding sequence ATGGCGCGTAAGGTCTTCGGAGATTCCCTCAAGAACGCGATGGGCAATGCCGCGACCGCAGAAGAGGACGTGGATCTTGATCTGAAACGTACGAGCCCGACAGTCGCTCGTGCGCAAGCATCCGTGCTCGAGGAAGACAAACACGCCACGCGCCTGATCGACCCGAGCGCCGTGCGGATGTCCGCAGTCATGGACCGTATCGATCCGAGCGATGGCCTTGAGGAACTTGTGTCCTCGATCCGGGAGCATGGGCAAAAGGTTCCCATTCTCGTCCGCCGAACCCAGGATGGCGCACTTGAGATCGTCTATGGGCGCCGCAGGCTTCTCGCATGTCATGAGCTTGGTCAGAAGGTGCGCGCCACGGTCATGGAAATGACCGAAGAGGAAGCACTGATCGCCCAAGGCGTGGAGAACAATGCCCGCCAAGACCCCTCGTTTATCGAGAGGGCTTTGTTCGTCGCCGGCATCATTCGAGAACTTGGGAAAACAGACGAGACGCGCAAGAACGCCCAGACCATCGCCTATCGGGCACTCCAGATCGATGAGTCTCTCGTCTCTCGGATGAACCGTATCGCGACGGGCATTCCGATGGAGCTGATCCAGGCCATCGGACCAGCACATGGCGTTGGTCGGCGGGTCTGGGAGAAGCTTTTCAGGCTGTGCGAGAAGGACGTCTCGAGAGCCAGGGAAGTTGCCCGCGAAATCCCCCGCACCTTGCCGGGCCCAGACCGACTTGACGCAGCGGTTACGCTGCTCACGGCCACCAAGGCAACTCCGCCCAAGGCTGAGCCAAGTGAGCGCGTGAAGATCGGCCGCAAGGGCAACCGCATCACCATCGATGTGGACGCTGATCTTGCCCCACGCGTCGAAGAGGCCGTCCGAAAGCTGATCGGCGAGCTTCTTGACCGCGGTCAAGACGGCCCAGAGTGA